From the Lytechinus variegatus isolate NC3 chromosome 5, Lvar_3.0, whole genome shotgun sequence genome, the window GACATTACACTGCACAATATTGTAAAGCCATTTCCATGGGTCTTTTtatggaaaaatataatttcgcGATTtatctttatgattattttgtttatcgAAAATAAGGACGGAAATAGATGGAAAACcctctttcatttttataagtATTCCTTTGGGAAAGTTTAGGGTCCTATTGAAATTCTACCCCACGATTTAGGAATTATTTCTCTAATAAGTTCACCCAGTGGAAAGTAAGAGGGTGTCTATTATATCTGTTGATGGAATAAACCATATATATTTAATtagatttgtttgtttcatttggTTTCAGTGTGAACAACTTGATAGCGACTGGACCTGAATCGTTTTTCATTACTAACGAAGCTAACTTCCTTCATCCACGGATGAGGTTTCTGGAAGATACACTCTTATTAAGATCGGGTTACATTCTCTTTTGTGATGTCACTGGCTGCAAGCAAGTCTCGGAATCGTTAAACAATCCTAATGGCATCGATCTCTCCAGGGATGGGAGGTATGTTCATTAATGTTATATACACCTCCTAtatcttttataatttttgatTTGGACTATGGACTATATCTAAAATACATTGTCTTTTGTCCATTCATATCACTATATTGAAGCATTGTTTAGTTtcttattcattaaaaaaagcaaGACAAAAACCCGCcatacattttctttcttaccttttttactgtttctctctgtctttttttctttctttcttttttcgttctttctttctttctttctttctttctttcttaccttttttctgtttctctctgtctttttttttctttctttctttcttttcttttcttttctttctttctttctttctttctttctcattaaTGTATCATTGCCAAATTCAATTTTCTCCTCACAGCACGCTCTCTCAGTgcgtcatttttttcataaatgttgttTATATTTGTATGTTTGCGAAGGGATGGTTTATCATAAGAGACTTTGCATTAATCATTTATACTTTTAACACCAATGttctaattgtttttttttatttttttatttaggcttCTTTACGTTTCCCAGCCGTTTGCAAGACAAATCCGTATATATGAAAGGAACCTGGCTGATAATTCACTTACACCAAACAAGGTATATAGacaatctttttctttatttaaaggGGAGGATATAGTGAGAGTGGGGCAAATTTAACAACCATGGCAACAGCAAAACAACATCCAATGCTATTAGTCAAGTATATAGTGCAAATATTAAGCTGTAAagtgatttttgaaacaatgatCATATGATTCCAAGATGTATTCAACAATGACAAATGACATTTATGTTCTAGATTCTTAGAATTCCAAGCAGATTACAACTCCCACCATGCCTACACCAAAAACTGAAATGTTATTCAGAAATTAAAATGTGtgaggaataacaaagttctccaataagccagttcgtagttcttttctgcgcatgatctaaagattctgcgcatgatcagaggaaggtcatttgtactaaaatgacatggtgatttaaaatctaatgagataagcaccaacttagatgtcttgattattcatttattcttttgaattgtgtttttcatttacatccaaaaacaacaacaatgcgtccacgaacgcacagtttgccaagtactttgtgcaacatgctatgatgtGCAtgcaaagtaggaatgcaacaaatactttcataaagtgttcattggtgtgcgattctggtcacctggtctattcaatctattcatcctgctatgtaaggcatgcttacgtaatatcttgctttgaaatctgcctatcataatgaaagaaatgaaaggtcatttgaccaaaattgtccatgaagtaactacgaactggtctatatcAAACCTTGCATGGTGGATTAAACCATTTTAATTGGGCAAATACAATGTGTGGAAAAAAAGTTGTCACTTAGCCAACCATCGTTCATTTAACATTTTAGCGtgtccccctccccctatttGGATTGATTAAAAATGTGTGATTGACATCAGATCAAATTCACATTCTGTTAGAAACAGTATGCAGATCGGTAGGCATTGGATTACGAATTGTAATTAACATGTTTGAAAGTATCTTATTTCGCCTAAAATGTTTTCAACATAAAACACCCAAATCCTAATTTTATGATTATTGTAGGGTGTTGACGTTATCAATCTGGGAACCACATCAGATAATATTTACGTGGACGAATCTGGTGATATATGGGCTGGCTGTATAAAAGTACCATCCAAGGCTCTTCATTATATGGATACAAAACAAGGCATCGTCCCATCTCAGGTCTTACGAATAAGAGTTGGATCCGACGATTATGAAATGTCTGAAGTTTACAGTGAAGATGGAAGGAATATTACCATGTCAACTAGTGCTATTTACCATAGAGGTGTCCTACTCATTGGATCATTGCATGAACGAATGATGCGTTGCCAAGTAACTACACTTATTTGATTAGTTTGAAGGGTTATCAACCTATCAATTCTAGAAGAGAGCGGAAAATGAAGGTCCAAAATGACTAATAACCCAACGTACCCAAGTTTGTCTGATTTTGCATTTGTAACATTAAAAATAGCAataatatttcactgatttattAAACTAATCTGACAATTCTATTTCCCTTCAATAATTTTGTGCTCGAATATAAACGAAGtcaatgtatgtattttatctattcattacaatcaatgataacaatagaCAATGGTGAAAACCAAATGGTTAATAATATCACTTTCAGTCTTGCTCAAAATTGTTTACCGTTCTTTCATTATTCCGCTTTAGTGCTTCTCATAATTCCAGAGCTTTCTTTGTAAGTCCTTTAAATTATCAAAggcagaaagaaaagaaaacccaGACTCAGAGATGTTTCGTAACGAAGCTTTCTTTGCAAGTCCTTTAAATTGTCAAAggcagaaagaaaagaaaacccaGACTCAGAGATGTTTCGCAACGAAGCTTTCCGGTTAATGTTTTGCTCTAAAATGAGTCAAATTTTCATCTCAAATATTAATATGAAGGGGATGGGTGCTTAAATTTCCAATCATTTTCAGTTTTGAAACCATGTACGTGCAACGCGAAAATGAACATAAAGCTGTAATTTCATGTAGGCATCTGGTCAGCGCCCCCCACACTTTCAAAGGTGTTCCGCGGCCCCAGGAATGATTTCAAGGACCAGAGAATGTTTTCTTCGTACTGTatacatgaatgaatacatcattatcatttgtatttttattcatatctgtATATTGTTTAGAATTCATACGTGTTATAATATTGTGCGCAGCTGTATTCTTCCAATCAAAAATTGTATTCTTCTGGTTTAATGGTCTTTCTTATATTAGCATTGCTGATTTTCTATAAACTTATCATATCATGTAATCTTAATCATGCTAATCATCATtaaacagtggcgtaccgttgGTCACGACACGTCATTTTGAACAGTGAGGTTCATATTATGTACATTATCATGTAATATGATATTATATACAGCATCTAATATGGTAtagcataattattataatgtaatattaaaatcattttttcttcccccagttttaatttctttttctacttTTCATCGTTTTTCCGAGCcgcttgggggggggggggacgtgccctCGTACaatgtagttacgccactgtaatTAATCATGGGCTTAACCGAGCACCCCCTCTCCTCAAAAGTTATCACTCTTGAAAAAGCTCCTAAATAAAATCTTAtgcattatttttcataaaatgtgtaTATATTTATGGAACAAACTGAGAGGTTTCTTCGATATCAAATTACAGAAATATGTTCCCTTCATGACTGAGTggctactttaaaaaaatactatcATGAGACTGCACatgaatttgatatcaattaaaTTGAGTTGAGTATAACCACCCGCTTACATGATGCAAACATGAACTAGTATTGTATACGATTTGCTTGTGTCAAATGGAGTACTAGCCGTAtaatttactttctttcttacctttttttaaaccttgaccttataatttcattttataggtATTAGTATGTATTATGTGTAccttgttattgttattttatgtactgaaacaaagcaaacaaacaaacaaacaacaatcATAAGCATGGACCGACGATGACGGAGACGAGAAGCCCATAAGTTGAGAGGTAGAATTTTGACTAGTCTGAAGGCACAGACCCTTGCTTTTCGCAATTTGCATACTGCATAATGCCGAGTCTGAattagtgagactagattcaatATATACTGCGGCTGGCTCTTCTTTGACACAGGGAGTCTTTGGAACctagtcttcactctagacCTGCTATTGGTTGAAGTGTCAAATATCAGTCTGTGCTTTGCAGACTAAGTTGTGGCGGTATTTTAGGCGAACTAGAGTGTTCTTCTAAAAAACTTTAGCTTTTACTTGAATTTACTGTCTTAGAGAATGTACTCCCTTGTATCGTTCCCCTTCATCTTTTCCATGTTTTCAGTATATGCTTTTTACTCCCTCCCCCTCTAGTCTTATTCAGTACTTCGCTGTctttctctgtctgtctctctctctctctcaaacaAAAACTACCATATCATTGGTTATGGGAGTGGTAGGGCATTGCCGCCGTAGAGTGGTGATCGttgacatttttttgttgggaaatccccaataaatcaattttaaattgGGGAAGCCCTAAAGGGTCGCAGGATTTAGCTCAGATTGGACTGTGTTTCATGGAGACGGACTGTAGTAAAAACCACCTCTACTCTCCTTAGAGCTAGTGGGTTTGGGTTATAGACACTTTGCGCTACAATGGTGGATCCCGTCACCATTCGGGTTATAGACACTTTGCGCTATAATGGTGGATCCCGTCACCATTCGGGTTATAGACACTTTGTGCTATAATGGTGGATCCCGtcaccatttttttcttatgcttTGGAAACttatataatttgtttatttactttattttatctttcGTAGATATTGTGTGtacttgatttattttgttttttacacGTTGACTCTCTTTGTGTCAATCTAAGGCGGGTattaggggaggggggggggggggtaaaaccTTTTAGTGGCCGAAATTAATAAATGTTCGTTAGGTTATGGTTAGGGATAAGgttaaagtaaacaaaaaaatggacTGAATAATGCGAGAGGAGAGCGTGAAAAGAAGAGAGATTTGAAAAGATAAAGGGGAACGATATGAAATAATACATTATCTCAGACAGTAAATTCGAGTGTAAGCTTAAGTACTCTAGTCCACCTAAAGTGGCGTCAAAACTCTGCTCAACTTCAGGGCTCCCCCAATTAAACCTTGAATTATCGGGGATACTCAATAAAAGTATCAACTGGGTTGATGTACTCATCTGATGATACTGTTCCTCAACAACGAAAGGGTAGTCTTTTCGAAAATGAACTTCCCTGACTGGGTtgacctactactactactactctgaGTAGTCAGAGTAGAAGGTCCATAGTTATTTGGGGAGGATACAAAATTAATCActaatttaagaaaaaatccATCAGTGTTCAAGCTTATAGACTAGTACGGTTTTGGCATACGCCAATACAGACAAGTGTCTATCCTAATGCGAACCCTATtcttatataaaaataaaatctaacTTGGCTGTAAATCATTGAATATTGCTCCAAACCTGCATTTTTTTGTCTAGACATTCTTTTAGGACtctttttatatgtatatttgaaaagaaaaatggattATTTTCTCATGTCTTctattgtttcttttatttctcacgtagttctttgttcttttctcattattgttttctttggttttttttttatttaaatctgcGGCACTATTTCAGTACTGAAtaacatgaaatgaattatttataatacaaaatagataaatgaaaaaacattcattaatTTCGGCTACAAACAGAATAAGCCTTCCCCCCTTTTTCCCCCAGATTAGATTGCCTTAGATAAAGTCAACATGCAAAAATCAGACCGTCACAAAGGAAACTTTCAGCACACACAATATCTATGTAAGAAACAAcaggaataaaataaataaaaaatgttacaatttaGTTTAAAATTCATATGGAGAGCGGGTCTCTCTATACCTGATCCTAACATTTAACCCAAACCCTACTCCTACTCCTTACCCCTTATCCGTATAATTTTGGTGACGGAGAGAGtgacagaaacgaagaaaggaataggagagagagagtgtgtgtgtgtggatgtgtgtgtgagagagagagggagagagatggagagagaatggaagaaagaattgaaaaagaTATAGAAGAATAAACTCAGTCAATTTATGGATTCGTGTAAAGAGTAAAACTTTTTTAGTAGAATATCCCTACACGTCTTTATGTATCGGTTATGCAGATGTTCGTTATATACTAGATTCCTAAGTTATGAATATAAGTCGtacaaatgaagaaagaaaCTTCCTGTGAAAGGTTTCCTATTAATTATGACGATGGTCAAACGTCTTATACCGGTCAGTTAGATTTGTTGGGAATATCCCTGAAAAGGGAAGACATATGCCCATAAAAGAAGAACAGGGATGAATGGGTAGAATTGTATAGACAAACGTCAAAACATTtcctagaaaaaaaagagttttgtttaacgcgattcaatatagcagcagtgctgactttgaaaactacaataaaataattattcacaaacaaCACCAATTTAACAATTAAATCCAAAGTTAACtgaccttaaatgacatttgaccttagtcatatgacctgaaactcgcacaggatgttgagcaatacttgattacccttatggccacatttcatgaactaggtctacaTACTTTATgagatatttcaaaaacttaacctgatgttaagatttcgatattgattccccaacattgtttaagttcattgaccctaaatgacctttgaccttagtcatgtgacctgaaaatcgGACAGAATGTtaagtaatatttgattacccttatgacaaagtttcatgaactaggtctacaTACTTTCTAATTTAtgttgtcatttcaaaaacttaaccttcggttgagatttgatgttgatgccgcctTCGCCGCCACcgtcgccgccgtcggaaaagcggcgcctatatatagtctcactctgctatgcaggtgagacaaaattggacagtgctcacttaaGTGTAACATTTTGTCGAAATTTGTACTGTCAtgtgatagatgagacccaaacccaagaatatgtgtgaaagaaattatCCCCATCCCCAGGACTTTTATTGATACGCAATGTGGATGAAAGAGAGTACTTAGCAAAGACAAATAATACAAAAGTAACAGTTCACACTAttagctatatatatatatatctctctctgCGACTTTATTACATAATCAAACTCAAATTTATACAACTCTTTCCACAAATATCGCAAActgaaataaaagtaataaaaggCGTACTTAGACAAAATGAAGCAAATACGCTAATACACCATGTACACGACAATGATTATCATACACAACATGTATGAATACTATCATGGCTATTGTCTATAGCTTAAACACATGACTGTGATTCTAGCCATGCAAAACCAATCAAAATAAGCCCCAAACTATTTCCAAGCAAAATTCGTTTcgttgaaaaaaatgacaaaatagttTGTTT encodes:
- the LOC121416324 gene encoding serum paraoxonase/arylesterase 1-like, with the translated sequence MWKRLILAVLVAAFVRHMITFIKILGLEKTIYNVKPGECHFVRGIEHGSEDLELLSDGIVIVSEGYLTFKDRVEGAPRGHLFAYDINNHNKGAIELKIKGDYDVNTLHPHGITAFEDKTTAKTFIFVINHHVGFDVVDIFEFDRNTMSLSFIKSKRDPLIRSVNNLIATGPESFFITNEANFLHPRMRFLEDTLLLRSGYILFCDVTGCKQVSESLNNPNGIDLSRDGRLLYVSQPFARQIRIYERNLADNSLTPNKGVDVINLGTTSDNIYVDESGDIWAGCIKVPSKALHYMDTKQGIVPSQVLRIRVGSDDYEMSEVYSEDGRNITMSTSAIYHRGVLLIGSLHERMMRCQVTTLI